In one Uranotaenia lowii strain MFRU-FL unplaced genomic scaffold, ASM2978415v1 HiC_scaffold_791, whole genome shotgun sequence genomic region, the following are encoded:
- the LOC129760861 gene encoding uncharacterized oxidoreductase dhs-27-like — MGEETSIEVTVEENQMSEAKHVETAEEVPKNAIDSAATSTTSDGIPQYLYDAIDKLAPGEGFTPGQYKVSFETGSGKGDGFVGEMFRAYIREGDRNMTVLCKIPPRNEARRRQFGSLAIFEREVLAYSKLLPAMYEFQRERGVTEELKLGFFNAPKCYYAAHEESLEQSVVVMDDLRLEGYRMWNKLVPVNYEHVRLMMIKLGKLHAVSFALKDQRPEVFEQFKVPDPMSSIMLQIEGFQQVMLHSLDRAIALVDSGETKTLLKLQNLRENLMTDLVKMSESPGAEPYAILGHGDCWVNNMMYLYQNGAPKEMVMVDWQICRYVSPALDLVYFLFCCTDEQFRRQHYDDMIRTYYASLRELLEKLGGDATRQFPYTALLRQLRRFGRFGLIMATFVIPILCIDNADIPDLDEQAEKHKDMQEVDMSAFIPKEKADIKYRNRMGGVIRDMVKFGYL; from the exons ATGGGCGAAGAAACATCAATCGAAGTGACAGTCGAGGAGAATCAAATGTCTGAGGCGAAGCATGTTGAAACTGCTGAAGAAGTTCCAAAAAATGCGATAGATAGTGCTGCTACATCGACGACTAGCGATGGCATTCCGCAGTATTTGTACGATGCCATCGACAAGCTAGCTCCTGGCGAAGGATTCACGCCTGGTCAGTACAAGGTCTCCTTTGAAACGGGATCCGGAAAGGGCGATGGATTTGTGGGGGAAATGTTCCGAGCCTACATTAGAGAAGGCGATCGGAATATGACTGTGCTCTGCAAGATTCCACCGAGAAACGAAGCACGTCGAAGGCAGTTCGGTTCTTTGGCGATCTTCGAAAGAGAAGTGTTGGCGTATTCGAAGTTGCTGCCGGCTATGTACGAGTTTCAACGGGAGCGAGGAGTCACCGAGGAGCTTAAGTTGGGATTCTTCAATGCTCCCAAGTGCTATTACGCTGCTCATGAAGAATCTTTGGAACAGTCCGTGGTAGTGATGGACGATTTGCGGCTCGAAGGATATCGGATGTGGAACAAGCTGGTACCGGTAAACTACGAGCACGTCCGATTGATGATGATAAAACTGGGTAAACTGCATGCAGTTTCGTTTGCCTTGAAAGATCAACGACCGGAAGTTTTTGAGCAGTTCAAGGTACCGGATCCGATGTCTTCAATTATGTTGCAAATCGAAGGGTTTCAACAGGTCATGCTACATTCTTTAGATCGAGCGATAGCCCTAGTGGATTCTGGTGAGACGAAAACTCTCTTGAAGCTGCAGAACTTGCGGGAGAATTTGATGACCGATCTTGTCAAAATGAGCGAGTCGCCAGGTGCTGAACCTTATGCTATTCTAGGACATGGCGACTGTTGGGTCAATAACATGATGTATCTGTATCAG AACGGTGCTCCCAAAGAGATGGTGATGGTGGATTGGCAAATATGTCGGTACGTGTCGCCAGCACTGGATTTGGTGTACTTCCTGTTTTGCTGCACCGATGAACAGTTCCGTCGGCAGCACTACGACGATATGATTCGAACGTATTACGCTTCGTTGAGGGAGCTGCTGGAGAAGCTCGGAGGAGACGCCACTCGTCAGTTCCCTTATACCGCTTTGCTCAGGCAGCTTAGGCGATTTGGACGATTCGGACTGATAATGGCTACCTTCGTGATACCGATTCTGTGTATAGACAATGCAGATATTCCCGATTTGGATGAGCAAGCGGAGAAGCACAAGGATATGCAAGAAGTGGACATGAGCGCATTTATTCCTAAGGAGAAGGCCGACATTAAGTATCGGAATCGCATGGGAGGTGTGATCCGAGATATGGTTAAGTTTGGTTACCTGTAG
- the LOC129760860 gene encoding uncharacterized protein LOC129760860: MGEETSTDAAPAVGENRISAEAEVVETAEEVPKRAMDSDVESTTSDGIPQYLYDAIDKLAPGEGFTPGQFKVAFEPGSGKGDGFVGEMFRAYIREADRELIVLCKIPPRNEARRRQFGSLAIFEREVMAYSKFLPAMYEFQRERGVTEELKLGFFNAPKCYYATHEESLEQSLVVMDDLRLEGYRMWNKLVPVNYEHVRLMMIKLGKLHAVSFAMKDQRPEVFEQFKVPDPMAAAMSQNEPFQQVMLSSLDRAMGLLEPDETKTREKLQKLRENLMSDLVKMSESTAAEPYAVLGHGDCWVNNMMYLYQNGVPKEMVMVDWQICRYVSPVLDLVYFLFCCTDEQFRRQHYDDMIRTYYASLKELLEKLGGDATRQFPYTALLRQLRRFGRFGLIMAVFVIPVLCMENADIPDLDQQAEKFKETQEVNMSAFMTTGKAELKYRNRMGGVIRDMVKFGYL; encoded by the exons ATGGGTGAAGAGACATCAACCGACGCTGCGCCAGCCGTCGGAGAGAATCGAATTTCGGCGGAGGCGGAGGTTGTTGAAACAGCTGAAGAAGTCCCGAAAAGAGCGATGGACAGTGATGTTGAATCGACGACTAGCGATGGTATCCCGCAGTATTTGTACGATGCCATCGATAAGCTAGCTCCGGGCGAAGGATTCACGCCAGGTCAGTTCAAGGTCGCCTTCGAGCCGGGATCCGGAAAGGGCGATGGATTTGTAGGGGAAATGTTCCGGGCCTACATTAGGGAAGCTGATCGGGAGTTGATTGTGCTCTGCAAGATTCCACCGAGAAACGAAGCACGTCGAAGGCAGTTCGGTTCTTTGGCGATCTTCGAAAGAGAGGTGATGGCGTATTCGAAGTTTCTACCGGCTATGTACGAGTTTCAACGGGAGCGAGGAGTCACCGAGGAGCTTAAGTTGGGATTCTTCAATGCTCCCAAGTGTTACTATGCAACTCACGAAGAATCTTTGGAACAATCCTTGGTAGTGATGGACGATTTGCGGCTCGAAGGATATCGGATGTGGAACAAGCTGGTACCGGTGAACTACGAGCACGTCCGATTGATGATGATAAAACTGGGTAAACTACATGCAGTTTCGTTTGCCATGAAAGATCAACGACCGGAAGTTTTTGAGCAGTTCAAGGTACCGGATCCGATGGCTGCAGCTATGTCGCAAAACGAGCCGTTTCAACAGGTCATGCTCAGCTCTTTGGATCGAGCAATGGGCCTGTTGGAACCTGACGAGACTAAAACTCGCGAGAAGCTGCAGAAATTACGGGAGAATTTGATGAGCGACCTTGTTAAAATGAGTGAGTCGACTGCTGCTGAACCTTATGCTGTTCTTGGACACGGTGATTGCTGGGTCAATAACATGATGTATCTGTATCAG AATGGAGTGCCCAAGGAAATGGTAATGGTGGATTGGCAAATATGTCGGTACGTGTCGCCAGTACTGGATCTGGTGTATTTCCTGTTCTGCTGCACCGATGAACAGTTCCGTCGGCAGCACTACGACGATATGATTCGAACGTATTACGCCTCGTTGAAGGAGCTGCTGGAAAAGCTAGGTGGGGATGCCACTCGTCAGTTTCCTTACACGGCTCTGCTACGGCAGCTTAGACGATTTGGACGATTCGGTCTGATAATGGCTGTTTTTGTGATACCAGTTTTGTGTATGGAAAACGCAGATATTCCCGATTTGGACCAGCAGGCGGAGAAGTTCAAGGAAACGCAAGAAGTGAATATGAGCGCGTTCATGACTACGGGGAAGGCCGAGCTGAAGTATCGTAATCGAATGGGCGGTGTGATTCGAGATATGGTTAAGTTCGGTTACCTATGA